The following are encoded together in the Pygocentrus nattereri isolate fPygNat1 chromosome 3, fPygNat1.pri, whole genome shotgun sequence genome:
- the LOC119262934 gene encoding uncharacterized protein LOC119262934, translating into MMGFKIVLSLAVLATVLLLTECSWGTGKGNSYNYDLSKMSDLTKLYNSKVYQADRMRRPLEGMSFQAGLLSHSGVRVTLEDGTKWLVHKGDGYGISSQTVVVDARHMSSSWKIIETKNFRGSKRVADFVKAGGTDYSLIFDNCHDASGRMMEGS; encoded by the exons ATGATGGGCTTTAAGATTGTTCTTAGTCTGGCTGTGCTGGCCACAGTGCTACTGCTCACTGAATGCTCCTGGGGCACAG GAAAGGGAAACTCCTATAACTATGACCTTTCCAAAATGTCTGACCTGACGAAACTGTACAACTCCAAAGTGTATCAGGCTGACCGAATGAGAAGACCCCTGGAAGGCATGTCTTTCCAAGCAGGTTTACTCAGTCACTCTGGAGTGAG AGTGACACTGGAAGATGGCACTAAGTGGCTGGTGCACAAAGGAGACGGCTATGGCATCTCATCCCAGACAGTGGTGGTTGACGCTCGTCACATGAGCTCCAGCTGGAAG ATCATTGAGACCAAAAACTTTCGTGGGAGTAAGAGAGTAGCTGACTTTGTGAAGGCAGGAGGAACTGATTACAGTCTCATCTTCGATAACTGCCATGATGCTTCAGGAAGGATGATGGAGGGAAGTTAA
- the LOC108436106 gene encoding gastrula zinc finger protein XlCGF26.1-like codes for MSEWTVKTEDTDLLQTDTEAAQAGSGVQCKLECTDFMISEVFSLSSGLSLPVMVEAFPQNDVAPTEMTYGNVKTENPDYQTPDDTECKLKDQVSLARDTSSPAPELCEEPKQFCGCASKDMVSAEMNCMELKVEDPDIQSPKPSESLELYEVPSGQQKKKSTEVKLYNGVQDRSNKKLYHCLECGKDFKRLDVLKSHQQIHTGEKPYHCALCGKHFRHRGTLRKHQRLHTGEKPYHCSECGKDFSSLDNLKNHQVFHTGGKPYPCFECGKRFSQKGNLKSHQRIHTGEKPYQCTQCGKAFSHLGSLKNHKPFHSGEKSYHCAQCGTDFSCLLSLKRHRQVHAETLYHCSQCGKEFRLKGPFQKHLRLHSREKPYQCSDCGKRFSSSLRLKQHWRVHTGEKPYTCTQCGKHFSQKGNLKCHQRVHTGERPYPCVQCGKAFSCLRSFRRHNQVHTGEKLFHCSQCGKGFFHTYLLKNHERIHTGEKPYHCAQCGKDFRLLTSLQYHQEMHATGNQYSCSQCDKEFTCKQSLERHELTHTWQKPYLYLQTDKYKD; via the exons ATGAGTGAGTGGACTGTGAAGACAGAGGATACCGATCTCCTCCAGACGGACACTGAAGCAGCACAAGCAGGCAGTGGAGTTCAGTGTAAACTGGAGTGTACAGACTTCATGATCTCTGAAGTGTTTAGTCTCAGTTCAGGGCTTTCACTGCCTGTGATGGTGGAGGCATTTCCTCAAAATG ATGTTGCTCCGACTGAAATGACTTATGGAAATGTGAAGACGGAGAATCCAGATTATCAAACTCCTGATGATACTGAGTGTAAATTGAAGGACCAAGTATCACTGGCTAGAGATACAAGTAGCCCAGCTCCTGAACTTTGTGAAGAACCAAAGCAATTCTGTGGCTGTGCCAGTAAAG ACATGGTCTCTGCTGAAATGAACTGCATGGAATTAAAGGTAGAGGATCCAGATATTCAATCTCCAAAACCCTCAGAATCTCTGGAGTTATATGAAGTCCCGTCTGGTCAGCAGA AGAAGAAGAGTACGGAAGTAAAGCTTTATAATGGCGTGCAAGACCGCTCAAACAAAAAGCTTTACCACTGCCTTGAGTGTGGAAAAGACTTCAAACGTTTAGATGTCTTAAAAAGTCATCAGCaaattcacacaggagagaagccttACCATTGTGCTCTGTGTGGAAAACATTTTAGACATAGAGGAACTCTGCGAAAGCATCAGCGACTTCATACCGGAGAAAAGCCCTACCACTGCTCTGAGTGTGGGAAAGACTTCAGTTCTTTGGATAACTTAAAGAATCACCAGGTCTTTCACACAGGAGGAAAGCCGTACCCTTGTTTCGAGTGTGGGAAACGTTTCAGCCAGAAAGGAAACCTAAAATCTCACCAGCGaattcacaccggagagaagccCTACCAGtgcacccaatgtgggaaagctTTTAGTCATTTGGGAAGTCTGAAAAATCACAAACCGTTCCACTCTGGAGAGAAATCCTACCACTGCGCTCAGTGTGGGACAGATTTTAGTTGTTTACTGAGCTTGAAACGTCATCGACAAGTCCATGCAGAGACGTTATACCATTGCTCTCAATGCGGGAAGGAATTTAGACTTAAGGGTCCCTTCCAGAAACATTTAAGGCTTCACTCCAGGGAGAAGCCTTATCAGTGCTCTGATTGCGGGAAGAGGTTCAGCTCTTCGCTGCGTTTAAAACAGCATTGGCgtgttcacacaggagagaagccctACACCTGCACTCAATGTGGAAAACACTTCAGCCAGAAAGGAAATCTAAAGTGCCATCAGCGTGTTCACACAGGCGAGAGGCCCTACCCCTGTGTCCAGTGTGGGAAAGCCTTCAGCTGTCTACGCAGCTTTAGAAGGCATAATCAAGTCCACACAGGAGAAAAGCTCTTTCACTGCTCGCAGTGTGGGAAAGGCTTCTTTCATACATACCTCTTAAAAAATCAtgagcgcattcacacaggagaaaagCCCTACCATTGTGCTCAATGTGGGAAAGATTTCAGGCTCTTGACGAGTTTACAGTATCACCAGGAAATGCATGCAACAGGGAATCAGTACTCCTGCTCTCAGTGTGACAAAGAATTCACCTGCAAGCAAAGCTTAGAAAGACATGAGTTAACTCATACCTGGCAGAAACCATACCTTTACCTTCAGACTGATAAGTACAAGGATTGA